In Pongo abelii isolate AG06213 chromosome 5, NHGRI_mPonAbe1-v2.0_pri, whole genome shotgun sequence, a single genomic region encodes these proteins:
- the TDP2 gene encoding tyrosyl-DNA phosphodiesterase 2, producing the protein MRKRHGTGACAEPRVGLLFRLKGRCRGGKKMELGSFLEGGREAAEEEGEPEVKKRRLLCVEFASVASCDTAVAQCFLAENDWEMERALNSYLEPPVEESALERRPETISEPKTYVDLTNEETTDSTTSKISPSKDTQQENGSMFSLITWNIDGLDLNNLSERARGVCSYLALYSPDVIFLQEVIPPYYSYLKKSSSNYEIITGHEEGYFTAIMLKKSRVKLKSQEIIPFPSTKMMRNLLCVHVSVSGNELCLMTSHLESTRGHAAERMNQLKMVLKKMQEAPESATVIFAGDTNLRDREVTRCGGLPNNIVDVWEFLGKPKHCQYTWDTQMNSNLGITAACKLRFDRIFFRAAAEEGHIVPQSLDLLGLEKLDCGRFPSDHWGLLCNLDIIL; encoded by the exons ATGCGGAAGCGCCATGGCACAGGCGCCTGCGCAGAGCCGCGTGTTGGCCTACTGTTCCGCTTAAAGGGGCGGTGCAGAGGCGGCAAGAAGATGGAGTTGGGGAGTTTCCTGGAGGGCGGGAGGGAGGCGGCGGAGGAAGAGGGCGAGCCCGAGGTGAAGAAGCGGCGACTTCTGTGTGTGGAGTTTGCCTCGGTCGCGAGCTGCGATACCGCTGTGGCTCAGTGCTTCCTGGCCGAGAACGACTGGGAGATGGAA AGGGCTCTGAACTCCTACTTGGAGCCTCCGGTGGAGGAGAGCGCCTTGGAACGCCGCCCTGAAACCATCTCTGAGCCCAAGACCTA TGTTGACCTAACCAATGAAGAAACAACTGATTCCACCACTTCTAAAATCAGCCCATCTAAAGATACTCAGCAAGAAAATGGCAGCATGTTCTCTCTCATTACCTGGAATATTGATGGATTAGATCTAAACAATCTGTCAGAGAGGGCTCGAGGGGTGTGTTCCTACTTAGCTTT GTACAGCCCAGATGTGATATTTCTACAGGAAGTTATTCCCCCATATTATAGCTACCTAAAGAAGAGTTCAAGTAATTATGAGATTATTACAG GTCATGAAGAAGGGTATTTCACAGCTATCATGTTGAAGAAATCAAGAGTGAAATTAAAAAGCCAAGAGATTATTCCTTTTCCAAGTACCAAAATGATGAGAAACCttttatgtgtgcat GTGAGTGTGTCAGGAAATGAGCTTTGCCTTATGACATCCCATTTGGAGAGCACCAGAGGGCATGCTGCGGAACGAATGAATCagttaaaaatggttttaaagaAAATGCAAGAGGCTCCAGAGTCAGCTACAGTTATATTTGCAGGAGATACAAATCTAAGGGATCGAGAG gttACCAGATGTGGTGGTTTACCCAACAACATTGTGGATGTCTGGGAGTTTTTGGGCAAACCTAAACATTGCCAGTATACATGGGATACACAAATGAACTCTAATCTTGGAATAACTGCTGCTTGTAAGCTTCGTTTTGATCGAATATTTTTCAGAGCAGCCGCAGAAGAGGGACACATTGTTCCCCAAAGTTTGGACCTTCTTGGATTAGAAAAACTGGACTGTGGTAGATTTCCTAGTGATCACTGGGGTCTTCTGTGCAACTTAGATATAATATTGTAA